The following are encoded together in the Vigna unguiculata cultivar IT97K-499-35 chromosome 2, ASM411807v1, whole genome shotgun sequence genome:
- the LOC114172263 gene encoding serine acetyltransferase 2-like: MACLSRHHHRAWLTTQDMLQRCPLSAHHRRLHDDADSNRIYVPSLSSAYRLFPVYAMGARDPTPEPELDGPDPIWHAVREEAKLEAEKEPILSSFLYASILAHDCFEQALAFVVANRLQNATLLATQLMDIFCNVILHDKPIQRSIRLDVQAFKDRDPACLSYCSALLYMKGYHALQVHRIAHALWHQGRKVLALALQSRVSEVFGVDIHPAAKIGEGILLDHGTGVVIGETAIVGNRVSLMHGVTLGGTGKEIGDRHPKVGEGALIGASATILGNIKIGEGAMIAAGSLVLKNVPPHSIAAGIPAKVISGLEDHDPSLTMKHDATKDFFTQVATNFRDEKPNGAQNPDRNEVNN, from the exons ATGGCTTGTCTGAGCCGCCACCACCACCGCGCTTGGCTCACCACCCAAGACATGCTCCAACGATGCCCTCTCTCCGCTCACCACCGCCGTCTCCACGACGACGCCGACTCAAACCGCATTTACGTCCCCTCTCTCTCCTCCGCCTACCGTCTCTTCCCCGTCTACGCCATGGGCGCCCGCGACCCCACGCCCGAACCCGAATTGGACGGACCCGACCCCATTTGGCACGCTGTCAGAGAGGAGGCCAAGCTCGAG GCGGAGAAGGAGCCGATTTTGAGTAGCTTCTTGTACGCTAGTATTTTGGCGCATGATTGCTTCGAACAAGCATTGGCCTTTGTCGTCGCCAACCGTCTCCAAAACGCCACTCTCTTGGCCACTCAGCTCATGGATATTTTCTGCAATGTCATTCTGCATGACAAACCTATCCAACGATCCATTCGCCTTGATGTTCag GCATTTAAAGATCGGGACCCTGCATGTTTGTCCTATTGCTCCGCACTTTTGTACATGAAG GGTTATCATGCTCTGCAAGTACATCGAATAGCCCATGCTTTGTGGCACCAGGGACGCAAAGTATTGGCCCTGGCTTTGCAAAGCCGCGTTAGTGAG GTTTTTGGAGTGGACATTCATCCAG CTGCGAAAATTGGGGAGGGAATTTTATTAGATCATGGGACAGGTGTGGTTATTGGTGAAACTGCTATTGTTGGAAACAGAGTTTCATTGATGCAT GGTGTAACGTTAGGAGGCACAGGAAAGGAAATTGGTGATCGTCATCCCAAAGTAGGTGAAGGGGCACTAATTGGAGCTAGTGCAACCATACTTGGGAATATAAAGATTGGTGAAGGTGCGATGATAGCCGCAGGTTCTCTCGTGTTAAAAAATGTTCCTCCCCACAG CATTGCGGCAGGAATACCAGCTAAAGTTATTAGTGGTCTAGAGGACCATGATCCATCTTTAACCATGAAGCATG ATGCTACTAAAGATTTTTTCACACAAGTAGCTACTAACTTCAGAGATGAAAAGCCCAATG GAGCTCAAAATCCAGATAGAAATGAAGTGAACAATTGA